From one Candidatus Rhodoluna planktonica genomic stretch:
- a CDS encoding TlpA family protein disulfide reductase — MKTWTKKLIGLALTGAVALSVSGCTANDSLAEQFRAGDNKNYIAGDGTVTEFAPGSRPGPVEWSGPTESGAILDSANLAGVVQVINFWYAGCAPCRAEAPDLVALAAEYKDVQFVGVNVRDSAETAIAFDKKFGITWPSIIDAAKGSVVLAFTGIVTPQAVPTTLVIDKEGKVSARILGRIDKSILSTLIKTVAAQ, encoded by the coding sequence GTGAAAACCTGGACTAAGAAACTTATTGGTCTTGCCCTAACCGGCGCAGTTGCGCTGTCAGTTTCAGGCTGCACGGCAAACGACTCGCTGGCCGAACAATTTCGAGCTGGCGACAACAAAAACTACATCGCCGGTGATGGCACGGTAACCGAATTTGCCCCCGGATCGCGACCAGGGCCGGTTGAGTGGTCTGGCCCAACTGAGAGCGGCGCAATCCTCGACAGTGCAAACCTTGCCGGGGTAGTGCAGGTAATTAACTTTTGGTATGCCGGCTGCGCCCCATGCCGAGCAGAAGCACCAGATTTGGTAGCCCTTGCTGCCGAATACAAAGATGTTCAGTTCGTTGGCGTGAATGTTCGCGATTCAGCCGAAACGGCCATTGCTTTTGATAAGAAATTTGGCATCACCTGGCCGTCAATTATCGATGCCGCCAAGGGTTCGGTGGTTCTGGCTTTCACCGGAATTGTCACCCCTCAGGCAGTGCCCACCACATTGGTGATCGATAAAGAGGGCAAGGTGTCGGCCCGTATTCTTGGGCGAATCGACAAGTCGATTCTTTCCACACTGATCAAGACCGTGGCGGCGCAGTAG